Proteins from a genomic interval of Brachybacterium vulturis:
- a CDS encoding ABC transporter ATP-binding protein produces the protein MSTLEQPDTRAVTATPPADLPTDQCTDVVLQASGLSRRYGRGRDSYLAVDGLDLTLRRGELFALLGTNGAGKTSTLEMLEGLARPTSGTVSVFGHDPFRERRAVRPHQGLMLQTGGFPADLTALEALRMWSRTLSTPRPVLEVLAEVDLTDRAGTRISSLSGGEVRRLDLACAIAGDPELLFLDEPTTGLDPESRARAWELIASLTARGTTIVLTTHYLDEAEALADRLAIMHRGRIVREGTVADVVAGHAARIRATLPASAPALPALQGKAVRSAEGLLEVATISLNADLHTLLTWARTEDVELTGLDARAASLESVFLAIAGSTLSPEG, from the coding sequence ATGTCGACCCTCGAGCAGCCGGACACCCGCGCCGTCACCGCCACCCCGCCCGCCGACCTGCCCACCGACCAGTGCACCGACGTCGTGCTGCAGGCGAGCGGACTCAGCCGCCGCTACGGCCGCGGCAGGGACTCCTACCTCGCCGTGGACGGGCTGGACCTCACCCTCCGCCGCGGCGAGCTGTTCGCGCTGCTGGGCACCAACGGCGCCGGGAAGACCTCCACCCTCGAGATGCTCGAGGGCCTGGCCCGGCCCACCTCCGGGACGGTGAGCGTGTTCGGGCACGACCCCTTCCGGGAGCGGCGCGCCGTGCGCCCCCACCAGGGGCTCATGCTGCAGACCGGCGGCTTCCCGGCGGACCTCACCGCGCTCGAGGCGCTGCGGATGTGGAGCCGGACGCTGAGCACCCCGCGCCCCGTGCTCGAGGTGCTGGCCGAGGTCGACCTCACCGACCGGGCCGGTACCCGCATCTCCTCCCTCTCCGGTGGGGAGGTGCGGCGCCTGGACCTGGCCTGTGCGATCGCCGGCGACCCGGAGCTGCTGTTCCTCGACGAGCCGACCACCGGGCTGGACCCCGAGTCGCGGGCGCGGGCCTGGGAGCTGATCGCCTCCCTCACAGCGCGCGGCACCACGATCGTGCTGACCACGCACTACCTGGACGAGGCCGAGGCCCTCGCCGACCGACTCGCGATCATGCACCGCGGGAGGATCGTGCGCGAGGGCACGGTGGCCGACGTCGTCGCCGGGCACGCCGCTCGGATCCGCGCCACGCTCCCGGCGAGCGCCCCCGCGCTCCCCGCCCTGCAGGGCAAGGCCGTCCGCAGCGCAGAGGGCCTCCTCGAGGTGGCCACCATCTCGTTGAACGCGGACCTCCACACCCTGCTCACCTGGGCCCGCACCGAAGACGTCGAGCTCACCGGCCTCGATGCCCGTGCCGCCAGCCTCGAATCGGTGTTCCTCGCGATCGCCGGCTCCACCCTCTCCCCCGAAGGATGA
- a CDS encoding ABC transporter permease — protein MTATAFPRTVPTRTRRAPRLLGLAAAELSLLRRNRMQLITAIALPLLLPFCFLPLAQNGASGPALAAVLGTMLVTVMLFIVYYNLLCSYVARRQDLVLKRLRTGEASDATVLAATATPALLLTAVMLSLTMALSIPVLELPLPQNPLVLALGLGLGALMLVPLALVTANITRTVESAQITSLPAMAVLMIGAGGILPLELLPEWATRLIAFLPSAPITALVRLGWLGIDADGATVTGADAWLLLAGQTGILLGWALLGALFVREHFRWEPRR, from the coding sequence ATGACTGCCACCGCGTTCCCTCGCACCGTCCCCACCCGCACGCGCCGCGCTCCCCGCCTGCTGGGGCTCGCCGCCGCGGAGCTGTCCCTCCTGCGCCGCAACCGCATGCAGCTCATCACCGCCATCGCACTGCCGCTCCTGCTGCCGTTCTGCTTCCTGCCCCTTGCGCAGAACGGCGCCTCCGGGCCCGCTCTGGCCGCCGTGCTGGGCACGATGCTCGTGACCGTGATGCTGTTCATCGTCTACTACAACCTCCTGTGCTCCTATGTCGCCCGCCGCCAGGACCTGGTCCTGAAGCGTCTGCGCACCGGTGAGGCCTCCGATGCGACCGTGCTCGCCGCGACGGCCACCCCGGCACTGCTGCTCACCGCGGTGATGCTCAGCCTCACGATGGCGCTCTCGATCCCGGTGCTGGAGCTCCCGCTGCCCCAGAACCCCCTCGTGCTGGCCCTCGGCCTGGGGCTCGGTGCGCTCATGCTCGTGCCGCTGGCGCTGGTCACCGCCAATATCACCCGCACCGTCGAGTCCGCTCAGATCACCTCGCTGCCCGCGATGGCCGTCCTGATGATCGGCGCCGGCGGCATCCTGCCCCTCGAGCTCCTGCCCGAGTGGGCGACACGGCTGATCGCGTTCCTCCCCTCCGCCCCGATCACGGCGCTGGTGCGGCTGGGCTGGCTGGGCATCGATGCCGACGGGGCGACCGTGACCGGTGCCGACGCCTGGCTGCTCCTGGCCGGACAGACCGGGATCCTGCTCGGCTGGGCCCTGCTCGGCGCCCTGTTCGTGCGCGAGCACTTCCGCTGGGAGCCGCGGCGCTGA
- a CDS encoding methionine ABC transporter permease, with translation MIAILQEWLSNPLLVRWEGGPWEATLVTLYMTAVTMALTVLLGLPLGVALFETDDSASSLVRRFNQVTGFVVNVLRSFPFFILIIALIPITSLITGRSTGPNAAMIALTIAAVPFAARLFELNLREIPAGKIEAVRMMGASRWQVIRQVLIPEALPGIIGSITTTTIAVIGYTAMAGSVNAGGLGQLAYNRGYTGYQTEIIVVTVILLIAIVILVQLLGDRLSRAVDHRARTA, from the coding sequence ATGATCGCGATCCTGCAGGAATGGCTGTCCAACCCGCTGCTGGTGCGCTGGGAGGGCGGTCCCTGGGAGGCCACCCTCGTCACCCTCTACATGACCGCTGTGACCATGGCGCTCACCGTGCTGCTGGGCCTGCCGCTGGGCGTGGCGCTGTTCGAGACCGATGACTCCGCCTCCTCGCTGGTGCGCCGGTTCAACCAGGTCACCGGCTTCGTGGTCAACGTGCTGCGCTCCTTCCCTTTCTTCATCCTGATCATCGCGCTGATCCCGATCACCTCGCTGATCACCGGCCGCTCCACCGGCCCGAACGCGGCGATGATCGCGCTGACCATCGCGGCGGTGCCCTTCGCCGCCCGCCTGTTCGAGCTGAACCTGCGGGAGATCCCCGCCGGGAAGATCGAGGCGGTGCGGATGATGGGCGCGAGCCGCTGGCAGGTGATCCGCCAGGTGCTGATCCCCGAGGCGCTGCCCGGTATCATCGGCTCGATCACCACCACCACGATCGCGGTCATCGGCTACACCGCGATGGCCGGCTCCGTGAACGCCGGGGGCCTCGGCCAGCTCGCCTACAACCGGGGCTACACCGGCTACCAGACCGAGATCATCGTCGTCACCGTCATCCTGCTGATCGCCATCGTGATCCTCGTGCAGCTGCTCGGGGACCGACTCTCCCGCGCCGTCGATCACCGCGCCCGCACCGCCTGA
- a CDS encoding methionine ABC transporter ATP-binding protein, whose product MITLDRLTKVFPAPGGGDPVVALDGIDLHLEPGRVHGIVGRSGAGKSTLIRCLTGLEKPTTGRVEVDGTDIAALDGAALRAARRNIGMVFQHANLLDSRTAAQNIAHPLEIAGVPRAQRQQRVAELVELVGLTGREHNHPAQLSGGQIQRVGIARGLAAEPKVLLCDEPTSALDGSTTRQILRLIADLRERLGITVVIITHEMGVVREVCDTVTLLQDGRITQSGDLLDVAADPHGPLSAELIPLPPAPTGIDALVVNCDYGNSARFRTNDDLIRLAETYQAEATLVAGTIETIGGRQVGRVQLALRNRSGRPISREGLTAFLTELEAAGVVATEVTA is encoded by the coding sequence GTGATCACTCTGGACCGCCTCACGAAGGTCTTCCCCGCCCCCGGCGGCGGAGACCCCGTCGTCGCGCTCGACGGGATCGACCTCCACCTCGAGCCCGGCCGGGTGCACGGCATCGTCGGCCGCTCCGGGGCCGGGAAATCGACCCTCATCCGCTGCCTGACCGGGCTGGAGAAGCCCACCACCGGGCGCGTCGAGGTGGATGGCACCGATATCGCCGCCCTGGACGGTGCCGCCCTGCGTGCCGCCCGCCGAAACATCGGCATGGTCTTCCAGCACGCGAACCTGCTGGACTCCCGCACCGCCGCCCAGAACATCGCCCACCCGCTCGAGATCGCCGGCGTGCCCCGTGCGCAGCGGCAGCAGCGGGTGGCCGAGCTGGTGGAGCTGGTGGGGCTCACCGGGCGCGAGCACAACCACCCCGCCCAGCTCTCCGGAGGGCAGATCCAGCGCGTCGGCATCGCCCGCGGGCTCGCCGCCGAGCCGAAGGTGCTGCTGTGCGATGAGCCGACCAGCGCGCTCGACGGCTCCACCACCCGCCAGATCCTGCGACTGATCGCCGACCTGCGCGAGCGCCTCGGCATCACGGTCGTGATCATCACCCACGAGATGGGCGTGGTGCGCGAGGTCTGCGACACCGTCACCCTGCTGCAGGACGGCCGGATCACCCAGAGCGGTGATCTGCTGGACGTCGCCGCGGATCCGCACGGCCCGCTGAGCGCCGAGCTGATCCCGCTGCCGCCGGCCCCCACCGGCATCGACGCCCTCGTGGTCAACTGCGACTACGGCAACTCCGCACGCTTCCGCACCAACGATGACCTGATCCGTCTGGCCGAGACCTACCAGGCCGAGGCGACGCTGGTCGCCGGCACCATCGAGACCATCGGCGGGCGCCAGGTGGGCCGCGTGCAGCTCGCCCTGCGCAACCGCTCCGGTCGGCCCATCTCCCGGGAGGGCCTGACCGCCTTCCTCACCGAGCTCGAGGCGGCCGGCGTGGTCGCGACGGAGGTGACCGCATGA
- a CDS encoding MetQ/NlpA family ABC transporter substrate-binding protein gives MRTVSRRTLFASGAGLTALALAACGGETAAPLTEEGGVTTIRIAATPLPHMEILTFVKDNLAADAGLELDLQEQTEYPIPNRLLDEGEVDANYFQHLPYLETEMAENGYELTPFEGVHIEPLGIFSESLTGLDEIEEGSAVGVPNDPTNRGRALALLASEGLLALRDGIEPTEATVDDIAENPQHLEFQEIDAALLPRTLGDYAIAVINGNYAMEADLSPAEDALALESGEDNPYANMLVVRTGDKDNAALRTLDELLRSEDVRTFIEETYDGAVIPAF, from the coding sequence ATGCGCACCGTCTCCCGCCGCACCCTGTTCGCCTCCGGCGCCGGGCTCACCGCCCTCGCCCTCGCCGCCTGCGGCGGTGAGACGGCGGCCCCGCTCACCGAGGAGGGCGGTGTCACCACCATCCGCATCGCCGCGACCCCGCTGCCCCACATGGAGATCCTGACCTTCGTCAAGGACAACCTCGCCGCCGACGCCGGGCTCGAGCTCGACCTGCAGGAGCAGACCGAGTACCCGATCCCGAACCGTCTGCTCGACGAGGGTGAGGTGGACGCGAACTACTTCCAGCACCTGCCCTACCTCGAGACCGAGATGGCGGAGAACGGCTACGAGCTGACCCCCTTCGAGGGCGTGCACATCGAGCCGCTGGGCATCTTCTCCGAGTCGCTCACCGGCCTCGACGAGATCGAGGAGGGATCCGCCGTCGGCGTCCCGAACGACCCCACCAACCGCGGCCGTGCGCTCGCGCTGCTCGCCTCCGAGGGCCTGCTGGCGCTGCGGGACGGGATCGAGCCCACCGAGGCGACGGTCGACGACATCGCCGAGAACCCCCAGCACCTCGAGTTCCAGGAGATCGACGCGGCGCTGCTGCCCCGCACCCTGGGCGACTACGCGATCGCCGTGATCAATGGCAACTACGCCATGGAGGCGGATCTCAGCCCGGCCGAGGACGCCCTCGCCCTCGAGTCCGGCGAGGACAACCCCTATGCGAACATGCTCGTGGTCCGCACCGGGGACAAGGACAACGCGGCGCTGCGGACGCTCGACGAGCTGCTGCGCTCGGAGGACGTCCGCACCTTCATCGAGGAGACCTACGACGGTGCGGTGATCCCCGCCTTCTGA